One Myripristis murdjan chromosome 17, fMyrMur1.1, whole genome shotgun sequence DNA segment encodes these proteins:
- the tmie gene encoding transmembrane inner ear expressed protein has protein sequence MAGDQPVYPPQLVLLGWGAVLLSHCLSSVFTQVPDPELLPTDPPKKPDPVNSETVVFWGLRLWQVIGIFSMFALAVVITLCCIFKCRIPRTRKEIEARNLQRQAAKTYADTLENVPPLHELTEIPGSAKPEEKEEVTTVSGKVDGEKEKGKKSKEGKKEGKEAKEGKGDEKEASTKKKGEKGASKQEDGEGKGKKAEGKGEKGDKGDKGEKGGGKGGAKGGGKKK, from the exons ATGGCAGGGGATCAGCCTGTATATCCTCCTCAGCTCGTCCTGCTGGGCTGGGGAGCAGTGCTACTGTCTCACTGCTTGTCCTCTGTGTTCACCCAGGTCCCGGATCCTGAG CTTTTACCCACAGATCCACCGAAGAAGCCAGACCCTGTCAACTCAGAGACAGTTGTTTTCTGGGGACTGCGACTATGGCAGGTCATTGGCATCTTTTCGATGTTTGCTTTAGCTGTTG TTATCACACTATGCTGTATTTTCAAATGCCGAATCCCGAGAACCAGAAAGGAAATTGAGGCACGGAATTTGCAAAGACAGGCCGCCAAGACGTATGCTGACACATTAGAGAACGTGCCTCCCCTCCACGAGCTGACTGAGATACCAGGAT ctgcaaaaccagaggaaaaagaagaagtgaCAACAGTCTCTGGGAAAGTGgatggtgaaaaagaaaaagggaagaagTCCAAGGAAGGCAAGAAAGAGGGCAAGGAGGCcaaagaaggaaaaggagatgAAAAGGAAGCCTCAACAAAGAAAAAGGGCGAGAAGGGGGCATCCAAGCAAGAGGACGGTGAAGGAAAAGGGAAGAAAGCTGaagggaaaggagaaaaaggggacaaaggagacaaaggagaaaaaggaggcgGGAAAGGAGGAGCAAAAGGTGGAGGCAAGAAAAAGTGA